The genomic region GTCAAAAGGACAGACATTCAAGTATGCGAGAGTATACGCGCAGTACAGAGGAAGAGTGTGTGGAGAAGTGTTGGTaaatgttatacaaaatgatgTAGCTAAATGCATCAGGTTGTCCCGCAAGATAATACAGTAAGTTCTTTTCAATTGTCCCTCACCGAACAAGTAGGGACAATTTGAAAAGAGGAGGTATGACTATTCAAGCCCCGTGACTCTTTTCTATAGATATTAACAATCGgcgactataaaaacgagctaCGTGGCTCGAATAATCTTTTCTCTCCAAAATGATcctttttgtttacaagctgaaaGACAATTGATGTGAATTTACTGTAGTCGTGATTACAACGTCCAAAAATATTACTGGAAATTCGCAATTACTTTTAGGATTATCTGATACGTTTCTCTTATTCCTgacgttgtaaaataaattacacaaaaatcTTGAAGTTCATTTTCTATCACCTTTCACTTGAAGAAACAGCTACAATTATGCTGAGAATGCTAACGATACAATAGTTATGAACCTTATCtacctttctcttttcttgtCTAATAGAGGAAGCAGTGCATCAAAAAAtcacaaaagaaatattgactTCACTCTGACTTTCACAGAATAACACACGAAAATACAAGgtaacataaaaatcttcAGTATAGTAATAGAAAACTTCATCCTGCAATTTAGCGAACAAAACATTCGCATAATCTTCtcgatatttgaaaaataaggtGACACAAAATGACTTCCTTAATTCCACACTATAACCTTGATTGGTCAACGCTCCAACCTGCAACATCATGATAACATTATCCAGATTTTCATACACCATGTGTGCATGTAAAATGTTCCTTTGGGTGCGAAGATACAGTAAAGTTCAATGACCATCCGACAACAGACAGAATAAGTGAGGAGAAAGAACCAACGAGGAGAAATACAACAATGTATCATAGTATATGTATAGCCAGAGTATGTAGCTATAGGACATGTAGAATCTTTGCATGACAGAGAAGATAAGAGACAAACAGCCAATCCACCCGAAAGTATCGCCGCCTTTGTATGCGTGTAAGTGTAAGATCTGTTTTACCGTGAAGGGAGAAGTTCCCACCGTTCATGGCATCTGATATAGGCATTGCATCGACATGCAGGTCGGCTAGAGTCTTCGGCACAAACTCCAATTTTGGTTTGTTTGCTGCCTCGTCCTTCCTGCAATTCCCATCAGACGAGtcattagaaaaaaaatccAATTGCTGTTTTTGAAAGCTGTATCACAGATACATACTTCTCGAGAAGCGTCTCTGTCAGTGCTCTCAGGACTTCAGTACACTGTTGGTGGTAGTCCAAGAGCGCCTCGCTGAATGTTGCCAGTTGTGCCACTTGTTCTACCTGTATAAGACACTATTCAAGTTGTATTTTCTCGTAATTACGGACAATGATAACCAAGCCCAATCTAATCTTCTCTAATCCTCGTTTATCAACTAAAATCTTTGACTTTTCTTAGCCACCATGATTCACTGTTAAGgattttacaacaaatttttgaTAGACCCACATGTGACTCCCTTAAAATTGGTCTACGAAGTAAAATTAAGTTTCTATTGGAGACATCGCCAATGGTGCCTGAGTTTGTTAGCTGATCTAGAATCATTTTGAGCTGTTCTTTAGACAACACAACACCTAAGTATCCTACAGTGATATTCCCGATAAGTGAAGTATTAACTTAGCTGTCAGAAGATAAACAGATCTCTTGAACTGGATTAGAATGGGTCCAGCCATCATAGATAGGAGCTCAACACAAGAACACAACTTACATCGTTCTCCAACAGATTGAACATGCCCAACTGCGCCAGATGCAGACTCTCCGCAAACTTCTCTTCGGCCTGGCGTATCTCATCGTCTGAAACGTGAGATCCTGTTCGCAAAATTTGCGCCAgcaaagatattaaaaattgcactaCGGGGTTGCAAAATTGCCTAGGACTGATACGCAAGATacgaaaaaggagaaagaacaAGAAAGCGGAACAGTACACTAAACAGTACTCTTGCTTTCTAACGCAGGCGTGTGCAAATACCGAGGTTAACTCAGGAGATTTGCCAGATATTGCACTCGGTGCACTCGCAGATACTTCAGTACAATGTACAAGATGGTCCATTGTTGCATATACGATGCCATTCATTCGATGTTACTACACTtttctgtgaaaaatattcttgagAACCACCTTGTATATTCTTGTGGATATGTCTATACATAGCTAGGGTTACCATGTTTTAAGAGAAATTATCAGGGACACCTCGTGAAACATTAACTACAGTCGACAAAGTTAACTTTACTGTAAATATTCTCAATCCTAATCAGTTTCAACTTTTACAGAAACTTAAAAATCCTGGACGTCTGGCAATCCTAATTACCTTCCCACAATGTTCTTTTCGAGATCATTTGAACCAGATGATGTGTAGAGAGTTTATCTAACAGTGCTGTGTATTTACATAGAGATACCACAaagtacatatacatatctaAGTGTTTTTAAGTATCAAAGCCCGAAATCCTACGACACTGTAAATTCAGTGGGTACTCATGAAGGTACCACATACCAGTGTACGGTGACGAAGAAGTCTTTACCGGGCTTCCACAATGTGGACTGGAGGATCTTTTTCCTGCTGCTTAGTGATCAAGAGTGCgtcaaagaaacaaaaatcaaagttcctccaatttgttaaaatgtaaGGTAGAATGAAACGGCTAGGTCCCGATAGGCCTCGCCGTTGTTGATAATCGAAAATTCGGTGTGCAACTGTTAACAATTACGATCAGAACGTGCACATGCGGCAGTACATGCGAGTGCTGTGTATTTATAGTGGAATGGTTTAGCCTTTTCTCAGACTGAAAGGCACGAGAAACGCACCTTCGAACACAAGCATCGTTATCTAAATTGTCGTATAACGTTGGAATTTGTTAGATCGTGTTGACCCCTTAAGAAATGCAACCAGGGCTGTGCCGACAATCGATGGAAAAGGTTGTGCTCCTCTGGGCGCAACAATTCAAAGGACGttgaaacgagaaaaagagtAAAAGAATTTCCTGGTTCAACAGTTTACTCGCCACAGCCTTGACTGCAATGGTACATTGAAGACGGCACAACGGTGTGTCCAACACCGAATCCAGCTAATGAGAATTCCTATCATTATTGCTACCGCGTAGGAATTACAAAAGTATTTGCCTATTTATGTCAGTCTGTATCTGTATGTctcataaattttgtattttagagTAATGCGCGGAAATGTTGTTCAAAagtatgttaatatttaatggtatttcattttctcaaCTCCTTCCGCTAAATGCCGATAACTTCATTTTTCTAGAACATGTGACAATGATTCTCATTTCTCATATCATTAGACGGTAATTACTGTAGTGTTCTCAtaacttttaaatagaaaaaaaaaaaatatatatatatatacttgcaaacattaataatttctagtcTAGTTTATGCTAACCTTcagcattaaaaaatgttgtagTTGAATTTGTATCCTATTGATCAGTTACAATTTTGGTTGAACACTTCAAAATCAACctacatttttaatgtaaaatcataatttaaatcaaatcaaaGCATCATAAATATGTAGGATGAAACCTCCTCTTTGCAATGATTTCATAGAAGTTGTTGAAACTGTTCTACCAACCGTACTTTGTACAGAATGGTTGCAAATATATGTAcggaaacaaattgtttagaGATGAAAAGATGAAACCTTCCTAATGTAATGATCTCAGTACACATGGGAAGCAGCTCTTGAACGACTTGTCATCAGCTAGAATCGGTGTTCGACGATACGTCTTAAGAACGCACACCTAATCGTAGTGCTAGCTGGATTATTCGCGCGATGCTCACCAGTCTGGACCGGTCTAAGGTATCGTTTATCGAGAAATGcgaattataattgcaaaCGCGCCAAGTTTTCGTGTCAAATGGCCGCACATGGCGACAGCCCTGACGTGTGCTgcttaaataaatcaataaagaTACGCGTAGATAAAGTGTGAACACACGAGGCGATGAGTGTACCTTTCGCTTGGCGTCTTCGCTTGCAATCGAAGTCGAGCCTTCGTCCCTGAAGTTTTTTCCGGTGGTGCTGAAACAAAAGGTGAGAGTTCCGGCCGTTCAACAACTGGTACACAACGCGGGAAGCTTGATGTTGTTCAAACGCATCTGCGACCGAACAAACTTTTCCAATAAACACCGTCGTTTTACCATCACTTCCTTCAGATCTTTGGTTTGCAAGTGGTGTAGAGGCTCGAGGAAGTTTTGCTTAATATTGTCGTCCAGCGAATACTTCACGTCTGCCATCTGCTTCATAGCCTCGCCCATCTCGATCAGGGCCTGAGCTGCGCGGGAATTAGAAAAGACAGAGATGGGTGAAAACGTGTATTTATGCATCCAAGAACTGGAGGACTTCCGACCGAGTTTTACGGGACCAGTAATAAATACCATATCTTTGACGCATTACTTAtgatgattttataatttacagttCAAATCTAAGAATCTCGTTAGTGTTAAGTAATTTTCTAaacgttaatttttttatacaaaaatctttataattttataaattttataaatttatgaacTTATTGCAGCCAAATTCATTGAATTctgcaaataaatttcgacgctccttcaaattatattaattattatatctttctcAACTGAAAAGGAGAAGCGTTACAGTGACTGATGAAGAATGAAAAcgaaattcaaagaaaagGCCGAGAAGGGGTGGTGGTAGTAGTAGATAAAGACTGTCAAGGGTGCGTCTGCGTACCAAAAATACTGTCTTCTCCGAGCTTCTTGCCATAGGTGAGCATGCAGTCGCCGAGGACGCCTTCCGGTTGCGGATAGGTCGAAGCTTTCGCTTGACCGCTGAGCTTGCTGATGCCCTTGACCGCCGCCATCTTTGCCCTCGCGGTCGGGTTCGGCTGCAGGAACTCTTTCGTTTTCATTTGTAGCTCCTCAACAAGCTCGTACGTGACATCCGTTTTCTAAAATCAAATTCGCAAGGGGCTGTTCTCAATCCtgcactctctttctctctctctctctcgctctctatctatttatctatctatccatctatccatctatctatctttctcatTCGCTAACTCTCTCGTCTATCTTCTTCGAACAAGAAAATCCCTGTTTCTCCCTACGAACGAGATAATCAAGCTCGCGGAAAAAACTACGGCGGAGCGTAATATCGCGGCAAACTAACAACGAATTTCCTTGAGCCTTGAACCGGATCGATTCAAGGTCGACAGCGCGGAGTAACTAAACGTGTCGCGGAAACCTTAAAAACTTGAACACGCATGTACTCACCCTCTCCATGTCCATGAAGTCCACGTCGAGCTTAGTTCCTTCCGCACCGCCCATCTTCTCTGTCATGTACTTTGAAAAAGAATCATAGCTCGATTAACACTGTTGCATCAGACACTAGGAAATCGGTTCACCGGACGGATTGACAAagagcaaaaattatttcacggtTTGACGGTGAATACGAAACCCTTTCACGATCAGACGGAAACCgaacgaaaatttctataagtTAAACTTATCGAGCTACTTTTTCTAAACGCGTAGGTTTTGCTACAGGCTTTCATAAAACATATAAAGATTACAGTTTAGTTTTTATAaagattacatttttacaatttttacttcacataaagattcgcagtctatttatattaCGCTTGGAAATACACAGAGGCTACAGTAAATGGTTCCAGCACACTACTCCGTGtgcttttattttcattttcttggaGAGTCAGTATTCGTGACAACCCTAAACGAGACGGTATGGTCGGGTCACCGGAGGAGAGTATGTACCTCGCGGAATTTCGAGGGCGCGTAAAAGCGGACCTGTGCCAGTTAATTGATCGTAAGTCAAGATTATCCTGAAAGACGAAACTAGATTTCTTCTAAATGCTAGCTAACCAAGTGGTCAGGTGCCAGAAATATACTGGTAAGAAAGTTTGGAAAGGGGTGAAAACCGTCGGCGGCGGAAAGGATAGGCGCCACGGATCAATAATATCTGCAGTCGATTGATATAAAGCGATGCGCCTTTGAAATTTTGCCAACCGAGGCAAAAGCTGACAAAAGATTTAATCTGAAATACAGTTGAGCACAGTTTTCTCATCATTTATGGAGAAGAATTTGATTCGCCGACGACCAACCTCTACAAGCGATTCTGATTCTGAAAATGTTCATTCTCGGCGTTTCACAATCTACCctcagaaatataataaaattaagttccGTTCgtagtaagagagagagagagagagagagatattcGCGAAAAAGAATCCGTGGTTCAATCGAAGCGTGGCTCACAATTGAACATCGTCGCTCGATTGCAACGGCGACAACTACGACGTTCGCTGTTCGCAATTTCGCTGTCGCCCGTTTTCCCTGGGGGGATGAAACTATGTGCTCATAGTACCAAATGAAAACAATTCATCTCGCCATACGCAACAATTAGTTGCTTTTTACACCCGGTTTCATTTGCCATCTAGGACCAAATGCAATTTTCCTCGGTTCACGCGTCCCTCAATGGCCGAGAAAATGTTTCGCTCATCGTTCCGTAGAAATCTATGTGTCGAAGCTAGCAAAAGGGAGGACAAGCGAATTTGTATAATCGTGCGTCGGGCAATATTTTGTACTCATCGTGCGAGGGTTAATTGCCCTCCGGGCGCggtatttagatatttttgttcGGAAGGAGCAATCGATACAGAAATTTACACGCATCTTCCCACATTACCGATTCAATAAATGTATTCtaatatagagaaataatttctagagGACCTAGAAAGTTActtttctgtttaaaatatgAGTGGACTGTAATCGTACCGACGTATGGTAGCATTTTCGAAACTTTTAacgattttcttaaaataatctgtaaatagcgtgcaaataaaaaaaaaattgataatgcAAAATCCACGATATTGAAAACACGGATCTTCCGTGGAAAGCGATTCAGCAACGCGCGAGGATTAGTTCCTGCCGTAAGATTCGTTTCATTGAAGACGAAGGGAAAGTGAGTTTGCACGACCAGAACAGCgcggttaattaattctcattCACAGCGCATTACCACCGCATGATCGCCGCGAATATCGACGGTAAGCTCGGAAACATTGGAAATCGAGAGAACAATATGTCGTGATAAACCGGAAAGCGTAAAAGCCAAGCAACACGATTATTTGACGGAGCTTCCACACGACCCTGACCCATATTTAACGTTGACCCACTTATACGATACTGCACGCAGGAGGATAGGTACCGTACCCAGACCATTCCCAATTAAACGTCGTCCTAGAGTAAATCTGACCCACATCCGGTCAGATGCAATGTCACGCATTTACTGTTCGACTCGATTTATGCAAAGTTGTATGCGTATGGTTCTTATGTTTTCCGTCACACACTTTTTTAACCGTGACGTATCGGTCGCGTAGGAACGATCAGTAATCTAGGTCTCGATCATTCCATGATCGAACACCAGAGTTCGGTATTATTCcgattgattcgaataaatatttatctaagataattatccgagtgaatttacttttaatcaaatattatgtACGAATCTTCCATTATTCGTCATgctgttctatttatttttttaaaatattgttttattcaaaaattcgaCAATAAAAAACAAGGAAGAAAGACTGTAGatgaaattttcgaagaaaGATGCAACAAAATGGACTTGAGAATAAACTGTTGTGCTTGTTGCTTAATTTACACAGTCTCGAAGAAAAGATgctgaaaataaagaaatcgaGCCAATCTAAATGGAACTTGAATTGTGAATACTTTAAACTTGAATTGTAGCGTTTAATAATCCTCGTTCAATAATGCAATCGGATAATAAAAgatatgaaaaatttgttaggCTATAAAATGTCACTTGGCGTGGTCGTTCGGGAAACTAACACGTCTAAAATTGTTCTCCGAATAAAAGTGGAGCGGGGAATACATTTAAAGATGAATAGTAATCTTTGCGACGTAGTCTAAATGGTCTCGCAGCTAGAACCCTCTGATTTCGTAATAATGAAAAGTCTAAGAAATCTCGGCCAATTGAGAAGACGTTCTCGAACTGTCTCCAATCTCCGAGGAGCAAAAGAAATGTTGATCCAATTAGGGAATTCTATCAAAGGATCGCGATCAAAGGACTAAATTATGCCTGCATCTTCGAGAAGCGAAGTGGCTCATATCAAGGCAATAGATACTAGTgattaaaacgaaaattatatgaaagaCTGTGTTCGTAAGTTTTCATTCTAATTAATCGTTCCAGGAAGATCGAAAAAGTGACATGTGTCGAGCAGTAAAAGGGCCGGCTCTTTCACAACTCAAAGACCGGAACGACATCGTACCGGGAATAAAACCTCGGTTCCCTGTAAAAATTTGGCATGAATAAGACATCGTCTCAAATGATTCAAGTTGAAACCACTCGACCATTCAAGTAGCGTTTCGCAATTCGTTAAAAACGAAGGCTGGTTTAAATTAAACCGGCCACCGCCGTCAAACAGGAATCGGCAGCCATTCGAAATCTTTGCATTCCTTTATATTGTAGGCAATTGTGTCCTGGATGAGATGCAGCGAGTGATTTCAATCGATCCGCGCACAATCTGGCCGCTATTATACGCGCTTGGGAAAAAGTCTCGACGGAAAACGACGCGGCGACGGGGTCACCGTCGTCTCCCAGGTCGAATTTAATAAGCCCCGGCcctaaataagaattaattgttcCACTCAACTCGCATCAAGGCGAACTCCAGAGCTCCGTTCTCTCAAGTTGGAACGCTGGACGAACGTCTGGAACGTCGGTCGATATGAAATCTGGTAATTAATGACTCCGTAATTGGCCGTGGTTCAGCGGCAGCCACGTTCCGCGATTCGAGTATGCGTTCTCAAAATCACTGCGAGTAATTAAAACAGTTGTAACAATTTCTCCGCAATTGTATTGTAATCGGTTGAGAAAAGCGTGGAACGGACATGGTCACAGAAGGATCtttcttgcaattatttctcaacatacgaaaacaaaaaaaataactcaTTGTCAGCGAGTAGGAACATTAGAGGGACGTTCAAAGACGTTGTCGACGATTGTGGAGCCGCGAAAGTATTTACCGAGAAACATTCCGAAATATTTGTGGGGTGGTAATCCTGTGGTGAACATATCGGCTCACCAGTAATCTTGaagataaaatttcaaaaacatttatttttacagcatTTTTTACGACAAATTCAATTAccgacaaattaatttaaaattaatatccttATTGTTTCAGTAGTGAAGAAATACTGTTGAATCTGTTTATTTCTCTAATATCTTTTCTACCATAACTCCGGATCATATTGAATAGTGTCGTAAGGAACGATGTATAAACacatatttgcaaaattttgctttaaatattgctaGTGGCTGTTGTTCATAGGGCTGGCCGCGCAGCACTCCTCGAAGGCAGAGATGTTcgttacaaaagaaaatttcttacGATACACGGCTGGAAACCCCGCTAGTGCTCTTCAAAATGCGGTCCTGTCACTTGTCACCGCATTACGATCAATTTGTACCGAGTTCAATAATTACATAAGACGCAGGACTCTATTGAATGTGGAACAAACAACACCGTACAGGAGGTAGGTGGAGTATTTCATTTCTCCGAGCAACGAGGCTCGAAGTACGTGCTCCATTTGTAGTTGGCGCATCCGAAAGGTTCTTTCGACATAAGAATCAAATGACGAGAAAGCCGTCGTAGACTAGACCATTGAAGAAGAGTCCAAAGGAACACGTGAACAAtctaacagaaataaaatggtcaatggatgtttatgcaaattcgaaTACTTAACAATAGGTTCACGTCaaaataactaattttttaaactaattttttcttaattcacGGTTACCCGGAttataaagatacatttatgagttatttaatcaatatatgtattactCGCGGCAAATTctgcaataaataaactgcagattatatgcatttattgAGAAAATTCATAAGAGAAGTACAGAATAGTAAAAGCATTGGGAGAATTTTTttgacttttattttgtacaaagatTAACAGTCTAACAATAACGCTCGTTcgatatcgaaataaatgtctcATGCTTGCTTTCATATGTAAAGAAA from Augochlora pura isolate Apur16 chromosome 5, APUR_v2.2.1, whole genome shotgun sequence harbors:
- the Endoa gene encoding SH3 domain containing GRB2 like, endophilin-A isoform X10, translated to MAFAGLKKQINKANQYMTEKMGGAEGTKLDVDFMDMERKTDVTYELVEELQMKTKEFLQPNPTARAKMAAVKGISKLSGQAKASTYPQPEGVLGDCMLTYGKKLGEDSIFAQALIEMGEAMKQMADVKYSLDDNIKQNFLEPLHHLQTKDLKEVMHHRKKLQGRRLDFDCKRRRQAKDDEIRQAEEKFAESLHLAQLGMFNLLENDVEQVAQLATFSEALLDYHQQCTEVLRALTETLLEKKDEAANKPKLEFVPKTLADLHVDAMPISDAMNGGNFSLHASPLPSPSKSPARTPMQRQPCCTALYDFEPENSGELGFKENDTITLIQKIDENWYEGSLNGRTGFFPVTYVQVVVPLP
- the Endoa gene encoding SH3 domain containing GRB2 like, endophilin-A isoform X7; the protein is MAFAGLKKQINKANQYMTEKMGGAEGTKLDVDFMDMERKTDVTYELVEELQMKTKEFLQPNPTARAKMAAVKGISKLSGQAKASTYPQPEGVLGDCMLTYGKKLGEDSIFAQALIEMGEAMKQMADVKYSLDDNIKQNFLEPLHHLQTKDLKEVMHHRKKLQGRRLDFDCKRRRQAKDDEIRQAEEKFAESLHLAQLGMFNLLENDVEQVAQLATFSEALLDYHQQCTEVLRALTETLLEKKDEAANKPKLEFVPKTLADLHVDAMPISDAMNGGNFSLHGSSRAGSPVPGDGKRSQLELFPAGNPPQSANASPLPSPSKSPARTPMQRQPCCTALYDFEPENSGELGFKENDTITLIQKIDENWYEGSLNGRTGFFPVTYVQVVVPLP
- the Endoa gene encoding SH3 domain containing GRB2 like, endophilin-A isoform X6, with translation MAFAGLKKQINKANQYMTEKMGGAEGTKLDVDFMDMERKTDVTYELVEELQMKTKEFLQPNPTARAKMAAVKGISKLSGQAKASTYPQPEGVLGDCMLTYGKKLGEDSIFAQALIEMGEAMKQMADVKYSLDDNIKQNFLEPLHHLQTKDLKEVMHHRKKLQGRRLDFDCKRRRQAKDDEIRQAEEKFAESLHLAQLGMFNLLENDCLIQVEQVAQLATFSEALLDYHQQCTEVLRALTETLLEKKDEAANKPKLEFVPKTLADLHVDAMPISDAMNGGNFSLHGSSRAGSPVPGDGKRSQLELFPAGNPPQSANASPLPSPSKSPARTPMQRQPCCTALYDFEPENSGELGFKENDTITLIQKIDENWYEGSLNGRTGFFPVTYVQVVVPLP
- the Endoa gene encoding SH3 domain containing GRB2 like, endophilin-A isoform X5, translating into MAFAGLKKQINKANQYMTEKMGGAEGTKLDVDFMDMERKTDVTYELVEELQMKTKEFLQPNPTARAKMAAVKGISKLSGQAKASTYPQPEGVLGDCMLTYGKKLGEDSIFAQALIEMGEAMKQMADVKYSLDDNIKQNFLEPLHHLQTKDLKEVMHHRKKLQGRRLDFDCKRRRQAKGSHVSDDEIRQAEEKFAESLHLAQLGMFNLLENDVEQVAQLATFSEALLDYHQQCTEVLRALTETLLEKKDEAANKPKLEFVPKTLADLHVDAMPISDAMNGGNFSLHGSSRAGSPVPGDGKRSQLELFPAGNPPQSANASPLPSPSKSPARTPMQRQPCCTALYDFEPENSGELGFKENDTITLIQKIDENWYEGSLNGRTGFFPVTYVQVVVPLP
- the Endoa gene encoding SH3 domain containing GRB2 like, endophilin-A isoform X1, yielding MAFAGLKKQINKANQYMTEKMGGAEGTKLDVDFMDMERKTDVTYELVEELQMKTKEFLQPNPTARAKMAAVKGISKLSGQAKASTYPQPEGVLGDCMLTYGKKLGEDSIFAQALIEMGEAMKQMADVKYSLDDNIKQNFLEPLHHLQTKDLKEVMHHRKKLQGRRLDFDCKRRRQAKAGKRSSSPHCGSPVKTSSSPYTDDEIRQAEEKFAESLHLAQLGMFNLLENDCLIQVEQVAQLATFSEALLDYHQQCTEVLRALTETLLEKKDEAANKPKLEFVPKTLADLHVDAMPISDAMNGGNFSLHGSSRAGSPVPGDGKRSQLELFPAGNPPQSANASPLPSPSKSPARTPMQRQPCCTALYDFEPENSGELGFKENDTITLIQKIDENWYEGSLNGRTGFFPVTYVQVVVPLP
- the Endoa gene encoding SH3 domain containing GRB2 like, endophilin-A isoform X4, whose translation is MAFAGLKKQINKANQYMTEKMGGAEGTKLDVDFMDMERKTDVTYELVEELQMKTKEFLQPNPTARAKMAAVKGISKLSGQAKASTYPQPEGVLGDCMLTYGKKLGEDSIFAQALIEMGEAMKQMADVKYSLDDNIKQNFLEPLHHLQTKDLKEVMHHRKKLQGRRLDFDCKRRRQAKGSHVSDDEIRQAEEKFAESLHLAQLGMFNLLENDCLIQVEQVAQLATFSEALLDYHQQCTEVLRALTETLLEKKDEAANKPKLEFVPKTLADLHVDAMPISDAMNGGNFSLHGSSRAGSPVPGDGKRSQLELFPAGNPPQSANASPLPSPSKSPARTPMQRQPCCTALYDFEPENSGELGFKENDTITLIQKIDENWYEGSLNGRTGFFPVTYVQVVVPLP
- the Endoa gene encoding SH3 domain containing GRB2 like, endophilin-A isoform X9; this translates as MAFAGLKKQINKANQYMTEKMGGAEGTKLDVDFMDMERKTDVTYELVEELQMKTKEFLQPNPTARAKMAAVKGISKLSGQAKASTYPQPEGVLGDCMLTYGKKLGEDSIFAQALIEMGEAMKQMADVKYSLDDNIKQNFLEPLHHLQTKDLKEVMHHRKKLQGRRLDFDCKRRRQAKAGKRSSSPHCGSPVKTSSSPYTDDEIRQAEEKFAESLHLAQLGMFNLLENDCLIQVEQVAQLATFSEALLDYHQQCTEVLRALTETLLEKKDEAANKPKLEFVPKTLADLHVDAMPISDAMNGGNFSLHASPLPSPSKSPARTPMQRQPCCTALYDFEPENSGELGFKENDTITLIQKIDENWYEGSLNGRTGFFPVTYVQVVVPLP
- the Endoa gene encoding SH3 domain containing GRB2 like, endophilin-A isoform X2 — translated: MAFAGLKKQINKANQYMTEKMGGAEGTKLDVDFMDMERKTDVTYELVEELQMKTKEFLQPNPTARAKMAAVKGISKLSGQAKASTYPQPEGVLGDCMLTYGKKLGEDSIFAQALIEMGEAMKQMADVKYSLDDNIKQNFLEPLHHLQTKDLKEVMHHRKKLQGRRLDFDCKRRRQAKAGKRSSSPHCGSPVKTSSSPYTDDEIRQAEEKFAESLHLAQLGMFNLLENDVEQVAQLATFSEALLDYHQQCTEVLRALTETLLEKKDEAANKPKLEFVPKTLADLHVDAMPISDAMNGGNFSLHGSSRAGSPVPGDGKRSQLELFPAGNPPQSANASPLPSPSKSPARTPMQRQPCCTALYDFEPENSGELGFKENDTITLIQKIDENWYEGSLNGRTGFFPVTYVQVVVPLP
- the Endoa gene encoding SH3 domain containing GRB2 like, endophilin-A isoform X8; translation: MAFAGLKKQINKANQYMTEKMGGAEGTKLDVDFMDMERKTDVTYELVEELQMKTKEFLQPNPTARAKMAAVKGISKLSGQAKASTYPQPEGVLGDCMLTYGKKLGEDSIFAQALIEMGEAMKQMADVKYSLDDNIKQNFLEPLHHLQTKDLKEVMHHRKKLQGRRLDFDCKRRRQAKGSHVSDDEIRQAEEKFAESLHLAQLGMFNLLENDVEQVAQLATFSEALLDYHQQCTEVLRALTETLLEKKDEAANKPKLEFVPKTLADLHVDAMPISDAMNGSSRAGSPVPGDGKRSQLELFPAGNPPQSANASPLPSPSKSPARTPMQRQPCCTALYDFEPENSGELGFKENDTITLIQKIDENWYEGSLNGRTGFFPVTYVQVVVPLP
- the Endoa gene encoding SH3 domain containing GRB2 like, endophilin-A isoform X3, with amino-acid sequence MAFAGLKKQINKANQYMTEKMGGAEGTKLDVDFMDMERKTDVTYELVEELQMKTKEFLQPNPTARAKMAAVKGISKLSGQAKASTYPQPEGVLGDCMLTYGKKLGEDSIFAQALIEMGEAMKQMADVKYSLDDNIKQNFLEPLHHLQTKDLKEVMHHRKKLQGRRLDFDCKRRRQAKAGKRSSSPHCGSPVKTSSSPYTDDEIRQAEEKFAESLHLAQLGMFNLLENDCLIQVEQVAQLATFSEALLDYHQQCTEVLRALTETLLEKKDEAANKPKLEFVPKTLADLHVDAMPISDAMNGSSRAGSPVPGDGKRSQLELFPAGNPPQSANASPLPSPSKSPARTPMQRQPCCTALYDFEPENSGELGFKENDTITLIQKIDENWYEGSLNGRTGFFPVTYVQVVVPLP